A genomic window from Selenomonadales bacterium includes:
- a CDS encoding PBP1A family penicillin-binding protein, which translates to MTRKLHAQAAILASLAAVTILFLGLNTFLALPPFVQREASLVFARDGTLLTRIFVENREVISIGDVPEHLLQAIIATEDARFYRHFGLDPIGIGRALLEALRRRRFVEGASTITQQLARNLYDLPMERTLRRKLKEAYLAILLERHYTKQEILELYINEIYMGHGTYGVEAASRHYFNKRTRDLNLAEAAMLAGLIRGPEWYSPRANLERAEARQAWVLGRMVTEGYITENEATAAKEAAVVLADAPRAAVGGELLRSYIRTSLEQHMPNGSALAAVAGLRIFTTLDTSMQAAAESALARLADLTENRTGQNGVIQPQGALVALDPKTGEIRALVGGRGNAPPGFNRAVEALRQPGSAFKPFVYATALQQGLTLASQITCEPVTFPEPEGPPWAPADFGGEFHNRPLCLREALVVSCNVVAARLIHQVTPAAAAAMARRLGLTTPLRPVLSLALGTSETTPLVMAQAFAPFANGGRVLAGHTADPIVRVETRAGRVVREARPRLVPGALDPRIAYLVTSALRDVIASPQGTGRGVLRTFTRPAAGKTGTSEDMLDAWFVGYTPQLVAAVYVGNDRGETLGGTGGALAVPIWAHFMQAAHKGLPIEDFTRPEGIEEITICVESGLAAREACPADTLRTELFLTGTAPAEPCDVHRPALEWRFPWDWFR; encoded by the coding sequence ATGACCCGCAAACTACATGCGCAGGCGGCAATTCTTGCTTCCCTTGCAGCTGTTACTATTCTGTTTCTCGGGTTAAATACCTTCTTGGCGTTACCTCCATTCGTGCAAAGAGAAGCGAGCCTTGTCTTTGCCCGCGATGGGACATTGCTCACGCGTATTTTTGTGGAAAATCGCGAGGTAATTAGCATAGGGGATGTACCGGAACATCTGTTGCAAGCAATTATTGCTACAGAAGACGCGCGCTTCTATCGGCACTTTGGCCTTGACCCCATCGGCATCGGCCGGGCCTTGTTGGAAGCGCTGCGCAGGCGCCGCTTTGTCGAGGGAGCCAGCACGATTACCCAACAACTAGCGCGCAACCTCTACGACCTCCCCATGGAGCGCACCCTGCGCCGCAAGCTCAAGGAAGCGTATTTGGCGATTCTCTTAGAGCGGCACTACACGAAGCAAGAGATTCTGGAGCTGTACATTAACGAAATCTACATGGGGCATGGTACTTACGGCGTAGAAGCCGCCAGCCGGCACTACTTTAACAAGCGGACGCGGGACCTAAATCTGGCCGAGGCGGCAATGTTGGCCGGGCTTATCCGCGGACCGGAATGGTACTCGCCGCGCGCTAACTTAGAGCGCGCCGAGGCGCGTCAGGCGTGGGTGCTGGGACGCATGGTAACCGAAGGGTATATTACCGAGAACGAGGCGACCGCAGCCAAGGAGGCAGCAGTGGTGCTAGCAGATGCACCGCGCGCCGCAGTCGGGGGAGAACTGCTCAGAAGTTACATCAGAACCTCCCTAGAACAGCATATGCCAAACGGCAGTGCGCTAGCCGCAGTTGCCGGGCTCCGCATCTTTACGACGCTAGACACCTCCATGCAGGCGGCCGCCGAGTCTGCCCTAGCCCGTCTAGCCGACCTGACCGAAAACAGAACGGGTCAAAACGGAGTAATACAACCGCAAGGCGCACTGGTTGCACTAGATCCAAAGACGGGCGAGATCAGAGCCTTGGTGGGGGGGCGCGGCAATGCGCCGCCGGGCTTTAACCGCGCCGTAGAGGCGCTGCGACAGCCCGGGTCGGCCTTTAAGCCCTTTGTCTATGCTACCGCACTACAGCAAGGGCTAACGCTCGCCAGCCAAATAACCTGCGAGCCCGTCACCTTCCCGGAGCCGGAGGGCCCGCCGTGGGCACCTGCGGATTTTGGCGGGGAGTTCCATAACCGACCGCTCTGCCTGCGCGAAGCGCTTGTAGTCTCCTGCAACGTAGTGGCCGCGCGGCTTATCCACCAAGTGACGCCTGCCGCGGCGGCCGCTATGGCAAGGCGCCTCGGCCTAACGACCCCGCTACGGCCGGTGTTGTCGCTGGCGCTTGGCACCTCGGAGACAACGCCGCTCGTTATGGCGCAAGCGTTCGCTCCCTTTGCCAACGGCGGACGCGTGCTGGCGGGACACACGGCCGACCCTATCGTCCGTGTTGAAACACGCGCGGGGCGCGTCGTTAGGGAAGCACGCCCGCGGTTGGTGCCGGGTGCGCTCGACCCGCGCATTGCCTACCTAGTTACCAGTGCGCTCAGGGACGTTATCGCCTCGCCGCAGGGTACCGGACGAGGCGTCCTAAGAACTTTCACCCGGCCGGCGGCGGGGAAAACAGGCACTTCCGAAGACATGCTGGACGCTTGGTTCGTAGGCTATACGCCGCAGTTAGTCGCGGCCGTGTATGTAGGCAACGACCGTGGCGAAACGCTGGGGGGCACGGGAGGAGCGTTGGCCGTTCCTATCTGGGCGCACTTTATGCAGGCGGCCCACAAGGGCCTGCCGATAGAAGACTTCACGCGCCCGGAAGGCATCGAGGAGATAACCATCTGTGTCGAAAGCGGCTTGGCGGCACGGGAGGCATGCCCGGCCGACACGCTACGGACGGAGTTATTTCTGACGGGCACCGCCCCCGCCGAACCCTGTGACGTGCATCGGCCCGCCTTGGAGTGGCGTTTCCCGTGGGACTGGTTTCGCTAG
- a CDS encoding MBL fold metallo-hydrolase produces MQLTVLGCHSPYPPAGGAGPGYLLTEGEVRVLLDCGSGVVSKLGQYIDVRKGDLSAVVLSHLHADHFCDLLVLRYARMLGMARGVATALPVYCPAEPALERAVIPFREVLDVRHIDEHFRFGLGAMTFSFYRTKHVYPCYAVRVEAGGSSLVYTGDTEWDEGLVEFAALADVLLVEASFTEQDKGQNLAQHMSARECGILAEQAMVGELILTHLPPRGDNAELLAEARAAFNGEVVLAYSGLQIEC; encoded by the coding sequence TTGCAGTTGACAGTGCTGGGGTGTCATTCGCCTTATCCTCCGGCAGGAGGCGCGGGACCGGGGTATCTTTTGACTGAGGGAGAAGTACGCGTGTTACTGGATTGCGGCAGTGGCGTGGTGTCAAAGCTTGGCCAGTATATCGATGTGCGTAAGGGCGACCTATCGGCAGTGGTGCTCAGTCACCTGCACGCCGACCACTTTTGCGACCTGCTCGTGCTGCGCTATGCCCGCATGCTAGGCATGGCCCGCGGCGTGGCCACGGCGCTTCCGGTGTACTGTCCCGCCGAACCCGCGCTTGAGCGCGCCGTCATACCCTTTCGCGAGGTGTTAGACGTGCGCCATATCGACGAGCATTTTCGCTTTGGGCTGGGCGCGATGACCTTCTCCTTCTATCGCACCAAGCACGTATATCCCTGCTACGCCGTACGCGTGGAGGCAGGCGGGAGTAGCCTAGTTTATACCGGCGATACGGAGTGGGACGAAGGGCTCGTGGAGTTCGCTGCACTTGCCGATGTGCTATTGGTGGAAGCAAGCTTTACCGAACAAGACAAGGGCCAAAACTTAGCGCAGCATATGAGTGCGCGGGAATGCGGCATCTTAGCCGAGCAGGCGATGGTCGGGGAGCTAATCCTCACCCACCTGCCCCCGCGCGGCGATAACGCAGAGCTCCTAGCTGAGGCGCGGGCGGCGTTTAACGGCGAAGTGGTCTTAGCATACTCTGGCCTTCAGATCGAGTGCTAA
- a CDS encoding D-2-hydroxyacid dehydrogenase, which yields MTTILVRGELSADERAQINAAFPEAEVITAEGDEFLRHLPGADIVWGGLRPSQIALGKRLKLIQVLSAGVDHMLSPELRASQAELCTTSGIHQETIAEHVLGMMLCLVRSYPAHILNQQTKNWRPTEPKLLYGQTVGILGFGAIGQAIGSRAKAFGMRVIAVRKHPAPSPCADEVVADRELDTILPRVKHLVVALPLTPETDNLLHRERLALLPAGAYFYNIARGKVVDEVALAEFLQGGHLVGAGLDVFAEEPLPPTSPLWSMSNVLVTPHCAGSLPNYRERALAIFLENLRRLRQGEALINTVDKQAGY from the coding sequence ATGACCACTATTTTGGTGCGTGGTGAGCTTAGTGCCGACGAGCGAGCACAGATTAACGCAGCTTTCCCGGAGGCAGAGGTAATCACCGCAGAAGGCGACGAGTTTCTGCGTCACCTGCCCGGAGCCGATATCGTCTGGGGAGGGCTGCGCCCGTCGCAGATAGCCCTTGGCAAACGCTTAAAGCTCATTCAAGTGCTGAGTGCCGGTGTCGACCATATGCTCTCACCTGAACTTAGAGCAAGCCAAGCCGAGCTCTGTACTACTAGCGGCATTCATCAAGAGACAATCGCCGAACATGTGCTGGGGATGATGTTGTGTCTAGTGCGCAGCTACCCAGCCCACATCTTAAACCAGCAAACGAAGAACTGGCGCCCCACCGAGCCTAAGCTTCTCTACGGCCAGACCGTAGGCATCTTAGGGTTTGGCGCGATTGGGCAGGCGATCGGCTCGCGGGCTAAGGCCTTTGGCATGCGGGTTATCGCCGTGCGCAAACACCCCGCGCCCTCGCCCTGTGCCGATGAGGTGGTGGCGGATAGGGAACTAGACACCATTCTGCCGCGCGTAAAGCACCTAGTTGTGGCTCTCCCTCTCACCCCAGAAACAGACAATCTTTTGCATCGCGAGCGCTTGGCACTGCTACCCGCCGGAGCCTACTTCTACAACATCGCGCGGGGCAAGGTAGTAGACGAAGTTGCCTTAGCCGAGTTCCTGCAAGGCGGGCATCTCGTCGGCGCGGGTCTGGATGTCTTTGCCGAAGAGCCTCTCCCCCCCACAAGCCCTTTGTGGTCGATGAGTAACGTCCTAGTCACGCCGCATTGCGCGGGGTCGCTGCCAAATTACCGTGAACGAGCGCTGGCTATCTTCCTCGAAAACCTGCGCCGCTTGCGTCAAGGCGAGGCTCTTATCAACACCGTAGACAAACAAGCCGGGTACTAG
- the aroC gene encoding chorismate synthase codes for MLRYLTAGESHGPALTCIIEGLPAGMRVDVREIDAELARRQRVPGRGERMKIEQDAVKVLAGLRGGVTLGSPLCLQISNRDHVNWAESMHPELPSGAPKITCPRPGHADYPGMVKYGFDDARSVLERASARETALRTAIGAVARQALRQRGISIYSRVAELGPLTLGETDATEEVFRRAREHPLAVGAGKAKAAEELLAVCRKEAQSVGGIIEVAAFHLPVGLGSYVHADRRLDGQIAGALMSIPAVRGVAIGRAFAEARHAPGVAGDSLRYDPQKGIYYEGNANAGLAGGMTTGQPLLFSCAVKPIPTLAPGVTVDLATLKEACPVRERSDVTAVFAAAVVAEAVLAWVLLAAMLDSPAQWS; via the coding sequence ATGCTTAGATATCTCACCGCAGGCGAGTCGCACGGCCCGGCGCTAACGTGCATTATTGAGGGCCTGCCCGCAGGAATGCGGGTAGACGTGCGCGAGATTGACGCCGAGTTAGCCCGCCGACAGCGTGTCCCCGGACGCGGCGAACGCATGAAGATTGAGCAAGATGCGGTGAAAGTGCTGGCCGGGCTGCGGGGCGGCGTTACATTAGGTAGCCCGCTCTGCCTGCAAATTTCTAACCGCGACCACGTTAACTGGGCGGAGAGCATGCACCCAGAGCTTCCAAGCGGCGCTCCAAAGATTACCTGCCCGCGGCCGGGGCACGCCGACTACCCAGGCATGGTCAAATACGGGTTTGACGATGCGCGAAGTGTCCTCGAACGCGCCAGCGCGCGCGAAACCGCCCTGCGCACGGCCATCGGGGCCGTAGCCCGCCAAGCGTTGCGCCAAAGGGGCATTAGTATCTACAGCCGTGTAGCCGAACTAGGCCCGCTCACGCTAGGGGAGACAGACGCGACGGAAGAAGTATTTAGGCGCGCACGCGAACATCCTCTTGCCGTAGGCGCAGGGAAGGCCAAAGCCGCAGAAGAATTACTGGCAGTGTGCCGCAAAGAGGCGCAAAGCGTCGGCGGCATAATCGAAGTGGCGGCCTTTCACTTGCCTGTCGGGCTGGGCTCTTACGTGCACGCCGACAGGCGCCTCGACGGGCAAATAGCCGGGGCGCTCATGTCTATTCCGGCCGTAAGGGGAGTGGCAATCGGCAGAGCTTTTGCCGAGGCTCGCCATGCGCCCGGCGTGGCGGGCGACAGCCTGCGCTACGACCCCCAAAAAGGCATTTACTACGAAGGGAACGCCAACGCAGGGCTAGCGGGGGGCATGACGACAGGGCAGCCATTGCTGTTCTCCTGCGCCGTTAAGCCCATTCCTACCCTCGCTCCCGGCGTTACGGTAGACCTTGCTACTCTTAAAGAAGCATGCCCTGTGCGCGAGCGCAGCGACGTGACAGCCGTGTTTGCCGCGGCAGTGGTGGCTGAAGCCGTGTTGGCGTGGGTACTCCTAGCCGCTATGCTAGACAGCCCCGCACAGTGGTCCTAG
- the aroA gene encoding 3-phosphoshikimate 1-carboxyvinyltransferase has product MRFKQIEAFRGDIRVPGDKSISHRALLIAALAPGVSRLVGLSDAEDVAATKRCICQLGIAVEEHAGRFCVTGRSLSHWREPQAALDCDNSGTTMRLLAGLLAGSSLQATLVGDASLSRRPMQRIVDPLTLMGGQLLAKTSGGRPPLVVAGGKLTARDHRLPIASAQVKSALLLAGLSATGTTRIWEKHPTRDHTERMLRAFGCNIDYHTGYVELRGGQALNPCDFEVPGDISGAAFFLVLAAVTPGAELTVLNVGLNPTRTGVLDVLQAMGARLTITVQRTEPEPVGSVHVLGGKLRGFSVGGADIPRLIDELPILAVAAALAAGKTEVRDAAELRVKESDRITALLGELTQMGVRCQELPDGFVIEGGKLKGAHVNSHGDHRLAMSLAVAGCRAEGTTTLQGAECVAVSYRGFFATLEQLARGGKQHA; this is encoded by the coding sequence ATGCGGTTTAAGCAAATAGAGGCTTTTAGGGGAGATATCCGGGTTCCGGGAGATAAATCTATCAGTCACCGCGCGCTGTTAATCGCGGCGTTAGCGCCGGGTGTTTCGCGGCTAGTCGGCCTGTCGGATGCGGAAGACGTGGCGGCGACCAAGCGCTGTATATGTCAACTTGGGATTGCCGTAGAAGAACACGCGGGAAGATTTTGCGTCACGGGACGGAGTCTCTCGCACTGGCGTGAGCCGCAGGCGGCACTCGACTGCGACAACTCGGGCACAACCATGCGCCTATTGGCAGGGCTTTTGGCGGGGAGTAGCCTACAGGCAACACTCGTCGGCGACGCCTCGTTATCGCGACGCCCCATGCAGAGAATTGTGGACCCGCTGACGCTAATGGGGGGACAGCTTCTAGCTAAGACAAGCGGGGGACGCCCGCCCTTAGTAGTAGCGGGTGGGAAGCTTACCGCGCGGGACCACCGCTTGCCTATAGCCAGTGCCCAAGTGAAATCGGCCTTGCTCTTAGCGGGGCTCAGTGCGACGGGCACAACACGGATTTGGGAGAAGCATCCCACGCGCGACCATACGGAGCGTATGTTGCGGGCTTTTGGGTGCAACATCGACTATCACACGGGTTATGTGGAGCTCCGCGGCGGACAAGCCTTAAACCCCTGTGACTTTGAGGTTCCCGGCGATATCTCCGGCGCGGCGTTTTTCCTAGTTTTGGCCGCTGTAACGCCGGGGGCGGAGTTGACTGTGCTAAACGTGGGACTAAACCCCACGCGGACGGGCGTGTTGGACGTGCTGCAGGCTATGGGAGCGCGCTTGACCATCACCGTGCAGCGCACAGAGCCCGAGCCGGTCGGCAGTGTTCACGTGCTAGGGGGGAAGCTGCGCGGCTTTAGTGTGGGGGGAGCAGACATTCCGCGCTTAATTGACGAACTGCCCATCCTCGCGGTGGCGGCAGCGCTCGCCGCTGGCAAGACCGAAGTGCGCGACGCCGCTGAACTAAGGGTAAAAGAAAGCGACCGTATTACGGCGCTGCTTGGCGAACTAACGCAGATGGGGGTAAGATGTCAGGAGTTGCCCGATGGATTTGTTATCGAGGGAGGCAAGCTTAAGGGCGCTCACGTCAATTCGCATGGCGACCACCGCTTGGCGATGTCTCTGGCTGTGGCAGGCTGCAGGGCAGAGGGCACAACGACCTTACAGGGAGCCGAATGTGTGGCCGTGTCCTACAGAGGGTTTTTTGCGACGCTAGAGCAACTGGCTAGAGGGGGGAAACAGCATGCTTAG
- a CDS encoding DUF1858 domain-containing protein: MKVTRDMGIQDVVDKFPQLVPVFFKYGLGCLGCAAARFESIEQGAMAHGIDVDALIKDLNLALEKK, translated from the coding sequence ATGAAAGTAACCCGCGACATGGGCATTCAAGATGTGGTGGACAAGTTCCCGCAACTAGTGCCGGTGTTTTTCAAGTATGGTCTAGGCTGCTTGGGTTGCGCCGCCGCTCGCTTTGAATCTATCGAGCAAGGAGCAATGGCGCACGGCATTGACGTAGATGCGCTAATTAAAGACCTGAACCTAGCGCTTGAGAAGAAGTAG
- a CDS encoding G5 domain-containing protein — translation MATSQTRARIALALGLLLAVTLLGFGGSFTGVTQQVGYTLGLLTPARAITIVADGQEIALEVRVATVEEALAAAKIVLGEHDRVSPELAGKIQDQMEIVVTRVTKSQIVEHERIYFHEIRRANHNLERGVTRTIQRGREGRRAEHYEVVYEDGQRVSKTLLSSEVLEPKVDRIVEYGTIGSLSRGGNTYRFTRVLYVIATAYTAGPESTGKSPGHPAFGITRSGLPVEVGHIAVDPDLIPLLSHVYVEGLCAFSAQFNGRYFATDTGSAIQGNRIDIYFERVEDAIRFGRRRMRVYVLAR, via the coding sequence ATGGCAACTAGCCAGACCAGAGCTAGGATTGCACTTGCACTGGGATTGCTCCTTGCCGTCACTCTACTGGGGTTCGGGGGAAGTTTCACGGGTGTGACACAGCAAGTAGGTTACACGCTAGGCTTGTTGACGCCGGCACGCGCGATCACCATTGTGGCTGATGGCCAAGAGATAGCACTAGAGGTGCGTGTCGCTACGGTAGAAGAAGCGTTAGCAGCAGCAAAGATTGTCCTTGGAGAACATGACAGAGTAAGCCCCGAACTAGCCGGTAAGATTCAAGACCAAATGGAAATAGTGGTTACGCGCGTGACCAAGAGTCAGATTGTAGAGCACGAACGCATCTATTTCCACGAGATTCGGCGCGCCAACCACAACCTAGAACGAGGCGTCACACGTACAATACAGCGCGGCAGGGAAGGGCGCCGAGCCGAGCACTACGAGGTTGTGTACGAGGACGGCCAGCGCGTATCTAAGACGCTGCTCAGTTCGGAAGTGCTAGAGCCGAAGGTCGACAGAATCGTGGAGTACGGCACGATTGGCTCTCTCTCGCGCGGAGGCAACACCTACCGCTTTACGAGGGTGTTGTATGTGATAGCCACCGCCTACACCGCAGGCCCGGAGAGCACAGGCAAGTCTCCCGGACACCCAGCCTTTGGCATTACGCGCTCGGGACTGCCCGTGGAGGTCGGACATATCGCAGTAGACCCGGACTTGATTCCGCTCCTCAGCCACGTCTATGTGGAAGGGCTGTGTGCCTTCTCCGCCCAGTTTAACGGCAGGTATTTTGCCACCGACACCGGAAGTGCCATTCAAGGGAACCGCATCGACATCTACTTTGAGCGTGTCGAAGACGCCATTCGCTTCGGACGCCGACGCATGCGCGTGTATGTCTTGGCAAGGTAG
- a CDS encoding methylglyoxal synthase: MRIALIAHDQRKEAMIKLAKEHHSFLKAQRLVATATTGAQLSAMTGLEVTQVLSGPQGGDAQISAMVATRQIDVVIFLRDPLTAQPHEPDITALLRICDVHDVPLATNLGTARALLTACSQKPALCGC; this comes from the coding sequence ATGCGCATTGCGCTAATTGCCCACGACCAGAGGAAAGAAGCCATGATTAAGCTCGCCAAAGAGCACCACAGCTTTCTCAAGGCGCAGCGCCTAGTCGCCACGGCTACTACCGGAGCCCAGCTAAGTGCGATGACCGGGTTAGAGGTGACGCAAGTGCTGTCAGGCCCACAGGGTGGCGACGCGCAGATTAGCGCTATGGTGGCCACACGACAGATAGACGTAGTTATCTTTCTGCGCGACCCGCTGACCGCCCAACCGCACGAGCCTGACATCACCGCGCTGCTTAGGATATGCGACGTACACGATGTTCCCTTGGCCACTAACCTAGGTACCGCCCGCGCCTTGCTGACAGCATGCTCACAGAAGCCTGCGCTTTGCGGCTGCTAG
- a CDS encoding DUF4097 family beta strand repeat protein, protein MGEETKMILEMLRDGKITADEATRLLNAAQPARRTHESEGAFFSDLRDVASEVVQRARKEAKEAVRRANEILREEQRGAREQARELAEEARDEMREKLREAKQRLKEMRRELKQRLRHESATADLAEETEEEIESMQDEIDEMQDEVEEIEDELEELEEEEEEEEEDEDEEGHCEPTGGVLASVISALGGGQTYNWQENLSGEIPNVPVPHIVVRGVNGRVIVELTDDAKWHLTAEKSARAANAAEAKALSRNLYSVETTAEGLVIAAKQVFGQARAVNFHLRLPQNHIYDLDLSAVNGSVRVKGVAAKRLRASTTNGQVAVESMASEISLSSVNGRVELYGAAASVACRTVNGSLSVTCPTLHAGTMALDTVNGSITLRLANSQDVGVKIKGANVHGSVEAEGLGLKVDVVRHTVGRKLRAESEGDFSAWLEIEAKSVHGSINIAPAR, encoded by the coding sequence ATGGGTGAAGAGACCAAGATGATACTGGAGATGTTGCGGGACGGCAAGATTACCGCCGATGAGGCGACCCGCCTGTTGAACGCTGCTCAGCCTGCTAGGAGAACCCACGAATCAGAAGGCGCCTTCTTTAGTGACCTGCGCGATGTCGCGAGTGAAGTCGTACAGCGTGCGCGCAAGGAAGCTAAGGAGGCTGTGCGCCGCGCTAACGAAATCCTGCGTGAGGAGCAGCGGGGTGCGCGGGAGCAAGCGCGTGAGCTCGCAGAAGAGGCCCGCGACGAAATGCGGGAGAAGCTGCGCGAGGCGAAGCAGCGCCTTAAGGAAATGCGGCGGGAGCTAAAGCAACGCCTGCGGCATGAAAGTGCTACAGCAGACTTAGCTGAGGAGACAGAAGAAGAGATAGAGAGCATGCAAGACGAAATCGACGAAATGCAGGATGAGGTCGAGGAAATCGAGGATGAGCTCGAAGAACTCGAAGAAGAGGAGGAAGAGGAAGAAGAAGACGAAGATGAGGAAGGGCACTGTGAGCCGACCGGCGGCGTGTTGGCCAGCGTCATTAGTGCTTTAGGCGGGGGACAGACGTACAACTGGCAAGAGAATCTTTCCGGTGAAATACCTAACGTGCCCGTGCCGCACATTGTAGTGCGCGGGGTCAACGGGCGAGTAATAGTCGAGCTCACCGACGACGCCAAGTGGCACTTGACGGCGGAAAAGTCGGCCCGCGCGGCTAACGCTGCCGAGGCGAAGGCCTTAAGCCGCAATCTGTACTCAGTCGAGACGACCGCGGAAGGCCTAGTTATTGCGGCCAAGCAAGTGTTTGGACAAGCGCGCGCCGTCAACTTTCATCTGCGCCTGCCGCAAAACCATATCTATGACCTTGACTTAAGCGCCGTAAACGGGAGTGTTCGCGTCAAAGGCGTCGCCGCCAAGCGACTTAGAGCCAGCACCACTAACGGCCAAGTCGCGGTCGAGAGTATGGCGAGCGAGATTAGCCTGTCCTCCGTAAACGGCCGCGTGGAGCTTTACGGCGCGGCGGCAAGTGTAGCGTGCCGCACGGTTAACGGTAGTCTCTCGGTTACTTGCCCCACACTGCACGCGGGGACGATGGCTCTAGACACCGTAAACGGCAGCATAACCCTGCGACTGGCAAACAGCCAAGACGTCGGCGTTAAGATTAAGGGCGCCAACGTACACGGCTCTGTAGAAGCAGAAGGCTTAGGCCTTAAGGTAGACGTCGTCCGGCATACGGTAGGCAGGAAGCTTCGGGCTGAGAGCGAAGGCGACTTCTCCGCTTGGCTAGAAATCGAGGCCAAGTCGGTGCACGGCTCGATAAACATAGCGCCCGCCCGCTAA
- a CDS encoding glucose 1-dehydrogenase: protein MNFKDKVVLITGAGGGIGRKTAVAFAEHGATVAVNNIPPAAAGEETLRLVTATGQRGIYVEADVTKADEVSSMVEQVVRAFGRLDIVINNAGIVLPGRVDNMSEQAFDLTMQVNVKGTFLVSQHAVRQMKKQGGGVIVNIASVAAQKGILDRSAYCASKGAVLALTRAMAADHLGDKIRVNCVCPGTTYTASLEERLQALPDPEKARQEFMARQPMGRFGLDSEIAYAILFACCEEAAFMNGSIINIDGGALI from the coding sequence ATGAACTTCAAGGACAAAGTTGTGCTCATTACAGGCGCCGGCGGGGGAATAGGCAGAAAGACGGCGGTGGCCTTTGCCGAACACGGAGCGACGGTAGCGGTCAACAACATACCTCCTGCTGCGGCCGGGGAAGAAACGTTGCGGCTAGTTACGGCCACAGGGCAGCGTGGCATCTACGTCGAAGCCGATGTCACTAAGGCAGATGAGGTTTCGTCTATGGTTGAGCAAGTAGTCCGCGCCTTCGGCAGGCTCGATATCGTGATAAATAACGCCGGCATCGTACTGCCCGGGCGTGTAGATAACATGTCTGAACAGGCCTTTGACCTCACCATGCAAGTTAACGTTAAGGGGACTTTCTTGGTATCCCAACACGCCGTGCGGCAGATGAAGAAACAAGGCGGGGGAGTAATTGTCAATATCGCCTCCGTGGCGGCGCAAAAGGGCATTCTCGACAGGAGCGCCTACTGCGCTTCCAAAGGGGCTGTCTTGGCGCTAACCCGAGCCATGGCGGCAGACCACCTCGGGGATAAGATTAGGGTGAATTGCGTTTGCCCGGGCACGACCTATACCGCCTCGCTTGAGGAGCGCCTTCAAGCGCTGCCGGACCCGGAAAAAGCGCGGCAGGAGTTTATGGCCCGCCAACCTATGGGGAGATTTGGCCTAGACAGCGAAATCGCCTATGCCATACTTTTTGCCTGCTGCGAAGAAGCTGCGTTTATGAACGGGAGTATAATCAACATCGACGGCGGTGCGCTAATTTAG